CCAACGCTATTTTTGAGCAATCAAAGAACTACTTCTTATCTTCAAAGATCTACATACAGAAAAACAGCACACTCGTTATAGCAATTATCTGATCTTctgagatcatattgtgcttCTATTTCGTTATTTCTTCACAAGCTATCCGTGTTACTATATCTTATTGAGAAGAGTCTGTAAtttggaaaagagtcttttccagaactttgtTGTGTTCGTTCTATTGTGGtgtgaaactaagagtttcagtaggctaatGGTAAGTCCTACTGAAGTGGATGTGTATaaaagttgtactgtaataaccaaagtcttttagtgatactttctgaaaacagaagaaggggagacgtagaagatttcatcttcgaacttccagaaacaatcactgtctactgttttattgttttcaccCCATACCATTAGATCGTTTCCGCACTtattattgtgatctgctggatATTTATTCGAACAAGATTAGCTATAATCTCTAACAAgattctagcaccctttgcaaaaaCGTCCAACAAAGGAACGAGTTTATTCACATCCATTTAAACTCTATATCGATCCACAACAATCTTATTTCATGATGagtgaaaattatatttttaaaaaaataaaatgacatgaataaaTCATCATAATGCATTTTTTATGAAAACCAACAATGATTGAATTTAAGATGATTCTTTgaaaatatagtattttttACACATTTGGAGCATTCAAATAGCAAAATAAAGTATCTGAAGCCCATAAAGATActaatagataataatatttTGGTAGATGGAAAACACACAATTAGTAGTGTTGTCAAAAATGTAAATTGGTAGATGTAAATTGAGATGGAAAACACACAATTGGTAGATGTAAATTTATCTTTGTAGGGAATTAAAACTATATTTGTAGTATTGTCAGGTAttgatttgtaaaaaaaatcatcTAAGTACTCAATCTTAAATCAAGAATgtacaaatatattttttttttcaaatttgtccttaacttattttattttatttcagaaTAAATTTTATACACACAAATAAGATGTAAATATTAAATCCGGAGCCATAAGGCTATACATATATACCGCTTCTTTCCGAGGTTAGGGTTTCACGATTGTTGCGGGGTTTTCGAATTTCCTCCAAGATAATTAATCATGCCCAGATATAGAAGCCGCAGTCGCAGCCCCGTGAGGCGAAGCAAGCACTACGACGACCCACGTGACCACCGCCGCGAAAGACGCTCGCCGGCACCCTCTGGTCTCCTTGTTCGAAACATCTCTCTCAGTGCCAGGTTATCATTGTCATTCCAACGCTCTGCGAATTTGTGCTGTATGAAGATTGCTGctgttagttttttttttttaaaaaaacattgttTGGAATTTCGTGTGGGAATTGCTCTGTTCTGACTCTTCCAAATGTCTTGGAATGCCTCGAAAACTTTCATTGAATACAGGTGTTCTTAAATTCGAATGGGTTCTCAATTTGTTGGTTGGTAATCAATCAATTGGATATTTATCAACAAAAGTATTTTTTTGTGGTGTAATTATGAGGTGTGTACATTGTCATGGTTGAGTTATGCAGGGTGTTCAACTCTCTTTGTACACAATTTTTGGGCTtgcatttaatttaaaaaatggtCTAATTTCAATTTGGTGTCTGCTTAGATGACGATGCTGCATTTGTAAAATATATAGTATGTTGTACTTATTCCTTTAGTAGAGGAATATAGGAGTTGCATTAGATTCTTTGCTGTCAGCCAGCTGAAGCAAGTGGTGCAATGTGTTATTGAACTTTTCAATTTTCTAGCTTCCATAATAAGCATATTATTTTACAAAAGTTTGCCAAATCTGTTGCTTTTCATTTTTCCATTTCGTAAATCTGCTGCATCTGTAAAAAGTGGAAATTTATCTTTATTTACTTCTTGGCAGGCCAGAGGACCTCAGGGTTCCTTTTGAACGATACGGTCCGATAAAAGATGtctatttacccaaaaattacTATACTGGGTATGCTTTCATCTCTTTATGGCTTTACACGCTTCAGTCATCCCCGAAACTTTTTTTGTTTCTCAAATGTCATATAAACTCTTTGATGAAAATGCAGGGAGGCACGCGGCTTTGGATTTGTTAAGTTCCGTTATCCTGAAGATGCAGCTGAAGCAAAGAGCCAATTGAACCACACTCTAATCGGTGGACGTGAAATAAGAATTGATTTTGCTGAAGAGAACAGGAAAACTCCTCAAGAAATGCGTAGGGTTTCACGAGTAAGGTTTGTGTCCATGTCGATGTGTACTCTGTTAATGGCTGTTTCTTTTTCCTATGTTCAGAATTTCGGATATGTACTTCTCGATTGCTGagtatttttacttttatcttCTGTTGCAGCTCTCGGGTAAATAACCGGAGGCGGAGTCCATCATGGTCCCCTAGACGGCAATACCACTGTTAGTAGAATTTATATTCTTCTCAGTAGGCATTTTACTCCAAAAGTTTTTAGCATGTGCAAATCATCTATGCGGTTAAATTCTGATTGGATAGACTCATCTAGGAATAtaatgaaagaaagaagaattaATATTCTCTTATGATATTGTTATCCCGCTGAAagatttatgtttaatatgtggCAGCTGACTCGCGCTCCCCTTCTCTAGCACGCCGTGAATCAAGGTCTGCTTAATACTTGGATGTTATTTTTTCATCTGGTTTTTGACTTCTGTCAACTTCTTTCACGTCTTGTGGCTTGTGCTGAGTTTTGAGGTTTAGAAAATCTTTACAACAatcttctctttcttgatcTTGATCTTGAGTTTTAAAATGTCTGTGATAGTTGCGCTCGATGGCAGGttaaatcaaaattatttttgttCTGACATATTAGTTTATTATTATATCGTGGATCAGTCTATTGTTAttcacttttttttaaaaaattttttcTCATTCAGTTGGATGGTTATATTTTCATATCTAATCATGAGACCTAAGAAGAAACTAGCGCTCTCTCTCAAAACCTGCTTAATATTCCTTAGTATTTAATTAGTGTGATGTGTGAAACTACTGTAATCCCTGCATATCCTTTAGTTGGGAATAAGATTACGGGTCTATCTGGAGATTTTGTGGATGATATGACATTTATCATATTCTTCTACCGAGAGGAAGGTGGTGAAGAGGGGTTTTTTATCTATTTGTTTGTTTTATATATCTTTTTATCTTTTTACGGCTACCCTCTACTCTAAATAGTGTGCAGGAGCTAGAGTGTTCAAAACTTTATTAGCGCAATATTACAGGAACATAAACTACtgcttttttaaaaatttaatttctatGTAAAAAAATGATGTTCATTCTTAGTTCTTTTACCTGGTTGGAAAGTGGTGTTTGATCTTTTACTCTTCATTTTCTTGAGATTGCTTTAAAATTATCTCAACTATATGATGGATGGTTTCTGGTAGAATTGAATGACGAGCTGATGGCCTTATCTATGCAGATCTAAATTGACAAAGAGAGACATAAAGAACTCAAGACTAATAAAGGGAAATGAGAAAGGGATGAAAAGTCAAAGACTACTTGCTTTATATTTTGTCAATGCCTTCCAAAATCATAACCGATAAATTTCAATTTGAAGAAATATTGCTTTATTTCGCTTTTCAGCTTGTAAGGTTTCTGCCTTACGTGATTATAaggaaaacaaaattttgtttCTCTCTGTTAGCTTTTTAGTTTGATATCTATGTTGCGTAATATCCAGTTAAAGAAAGAACATAGAGCTTATAGTTGGACAAAGAAAGAAATCATCTTCAAAGAAGCAAAGCCATTCAAAGTTATTACTGATTGAGATGATGTGAAATTGGGCAAGAAAAGATAGTGTGAGGTTTCTAATTGTTGGGCGCAAAGAAAGCTTTGAAGTTTTGAGATGCTGATGTACCCGTATACTGCTATAAAGCCTTAAACAGTGTGTGGATCAAAATATCCTTGTTTTTCCGTGAAAAAGTTGCAGGTAAAGGGTAATGCTCAAGTCACTAGATATTTCAAGGGAGATTCTAGTCTTGGTGCCGAGAATGTTATATTGTTATTAAATTTTTGACTTGTGATTTTGTTTCAAAGTGAGTTCTGGAAGGTCATTACCTTTTATTAGAATTTGGTATTGCTAGGCTATTAGCTGGTTTGATGCGTTTTACTCTGCTAATTTATTGTGAAATGAAAAAATTGCAGCaactgattttattttatgtatgGCAGGGGCCATGGCGATAGGGATGATTACTTATCCCCCCGCAGATCAAGATCTATTTCTAAATCAGTTTCTCCCAGGAATGATAGAGATCACAAGTATCATGAGAGATCTCCCCGACATTCCAGATCTGTCACGCGTTCTCCTTCTCCACGTCATGAGAAAAATCACAGGCCAAGTCTCCAATCCTCGAGTCCTGCAGGAAAAGGTCGGACTGGTTATGTACCAGCTAGCACACCCCAGAGTCCCAGAAGGAACTCTAGGAGTCCAGCCAGGTCTCTTTCTCTCGATCCTACAGCTCTGTATCATGTTAAAATTTCTAACTCTCAGAAATATGTCATCATGTTCCCAACAAATGTTTTGGGCCAGTTTGTATTTGATTTATTCTACTGCATTCCATGCTGCTCTCTTTTGCGATAATTTTCTCATTTTAATGTATTCAAGCATATCACGCAGTTCAGTAGGAACTGATTGCTATTTTTCTGATGCGCAGTCCTCGTTGAAGGTCCCTGTTTGTTCTGTTCTTGGCTGTTGAAGTGCACTCACAAGTGTTGTGTGAAGCATCGTTTACGAAAATGTGCGAGTAGCGCATGGTGAACTGTAATTTTCGCTTCTTCAATACATTTATGTTTAATGTAATCATTAGTGCTAGCATTGGGTTGGAGCATgcgtttgtgattgtttttccTTTGAGTATTGCCTGCTGTCCCAAACTTTGAAGCATACCTAATTCACTAGTTATTCTGCTATATCTGGGGGTACATTGGTGTTTCCCATTAGATTTAGAGAACAGTGATTGCTTAATTTGAAAAGTTGCGATCACAAGGAAGTTATAGGATAACAAGACAGTTAGTTGCTCTTATTTCAACGAATGTGCCgaagtatgtatatatatattatggacTTGCTAATTAATATGGGTTGATCGCATTATACATATGAACGCATTTTATTTTTGACAGGATAAGCTTCTAATTTTATTAAGCAGAAATTAAATCATCCATTACAAGCGAGAAATTCTCAAGCTCCCAAACAAAAAGGGGGGGGGGGAGGAAATCACAAAATATCGAGGATGTATAAATTTCAAACATGTTTCAGGAGTTGCCTGAATATTGTCCCCTACCAACACATCTTCATCATGGGCACCAAAACAGTGCATGGCATTGTAGGGTCATCCATATTGGCACACTGGACATGTTCCTTTCACGGGGACATGATGGGGGCCAGTAGATTCCCTTCCGTGGGAATAATATTGTGTAGTGTGAGCCACCAAATATCCGAACCTCAGGGGCGATCGGCAGCGTCCCTGCTAACTTCCACCAGCTTTTTGAACGTGGTTCTGAGCAATGACTCGGAGGGACAAGAACCAATTGCCATTTTGAAGCCATCTCGCACCAAGTATTTGCCCTTCTGATCGAAGGACCAAAATCTGGAATCTTCTGTTAGCGATGGGGACCATGGGATAGACAAGATGTTTTGAGCTACGTGGAGAGGAAATAGATTGCGTACAAAACTTTCGTTCCGAGTCCCTCTCTGAATGAGTGAGTCTACTGTGTTGAAGTCACCTTGATCACTTGATACTCTGCCGGGAATCCATTGGTCTTTGAATGttgttattttctttttatAGCAAACACGCCCACAAAGTCCCTTCCCTAGCAAATCTCACAAAGATATAGGAAGTGTTGCCCCCTAATTTTGCATCGATAATATCCTGATGTTTGAAGTACCTAGGTTTGAGAACTCGAGCAACTAGTGATCCCAGGTCGATGATGATTCTCCAAATCTGCTTTGCAAAAAAAAGGGCCTCGTTGAAAGCCTCCGGCTGTCGAAAGCTCATTCCACCCATGCATTTCGGTTTACGAAGagatttctatgtcatccagTGCATTCTTTTCCTCTCCTCGTTTACTCCTCACGCTCTACCAGATAACGAAACTGCAACTTCTTACTACGAAGGGAGAACATGGGCCACCCCGAGACTACACCTCACGGCCTTGCACTGCAGGGGATATCTAGCTCGGTTTTGATTCTCTCGGCAATTTCCTCAGCTGTGTTCGGGCTAAAGGACAAAGCTGGCCTTATCCCGTCACAATTGCTCATTGTGACCTTAAAAAATATTAGGCTGTCGTACGCAAAAAATAGGGTCTCTCTCTGTCTCAGTCCTCTGCCCGGAAGCACGGACCCATCCAATCTCACCATTAAGAGAAAAAGAGTGTTTGATTGTTTGAAATCACCTCATCACCTTCTCGATCcaaacataataataataataataataataataaagaataCGCTAAACTATTAGCTGTAGTAGAAACTGTGGTCtataaactttaaatctattgcacAAAAAGAAACTTCGTAGAAGTCACCAAGAAACCCAGCTTCTCCATAATCCGTTCAAAAAAGATCCATTCGAACCTATCATAAGTTTTGCTCATGTTGAGTTTTATGCTTCGTATTACAAATCAcattataatattatcaatGATCAAACGTCCTGGGATAAACAGGCTCTGGAACTGGTCGACTGTCATCTTCAGGATTGGTCTAAGTTTGTTTGTTAAAGCTCGAGCAATTACACAAGCTTATCGGCCTAAAGTCCCTTATAGTCCTGGAAACTTTAATTTTCGGAATGAGCGTCACAATTGTCTTGTTCCATTCATCAAGCTGCTCCCCCTCAATTGTACTATCTATATTAATAGCCTATGTGATAGAAAATTCAATGACAAAAGCATTTGAAGACCAAATTTATAGTCGAGTTAAAATTCGATTGAGTATTCGAGCTCGACTCATGAACATAATGAGTTATTCGAGAAAGCTCGAATGTATCACCATATTCACACACACGTAACTGAAATGTGTCCTCTGCACGCGTAATTTTCATTAGAAGTGTCAAACTGGGTTAGCGAGAGCTCGGGACAGGCCGCCGACCCACAACCCACTGTAACCTACCACCATTAGGTGGGGCGGGGCAACCTGCTTCTTAGGTAGGTTGAGAAAACACCAACCCAATCCAACCCAACCCAacacatttattttatatggCGGAATGAAGCAACCCGCCGAGCTTATGTGTAATTTGCCGGGCTGAAGCGAGCCGACGCACAACTTCCATTAGACGGCCTATACCGCTATTTGGTGGCTTGAAAAATTACCAACCCAACCCAACCCAACCCAACCCACCTCACCCCACCTATTTCAAGGCAAGCCAATCCAACATACTTAACACATTTTGATACCTCTAATTTTCACAAATAGATTGATTGCAAGATAACATTTGAGTATTCGCCAATTTTTCAggcatatatatttaaaaagagAATAGGTCtaatgtgaaaccgtctcacggatcacaatctgtgagacgggtcaaccctacccatattcacaataaaaagtaatactcttagcataaaaagtaatattttttcatggattatccaaataaagatccgtctcacaaaatacaatccgtgagaccgtctcacacaagtttttgccttaaaagAAGTTCTTCACCAAGATTATGagattatatttattaaaaatcaaaatttcaacataataaatatcagTAGGAAAACTAGAATTTTCGCCAATTCTGTAATGAAATTGTTGTTCGCTGAACTCTCATCGGCAGCTCTTCT
The Primulina eburnea isolate SZY01 chromosome 5, ASM2296580v1, whole genome shotgun sequence genome window above contains:
- the LOC140833149 gene encoding serine/arginine-rich SC35-like splicing factor SCL28, translating into MPRYRSRSRSPVRRSKHYDDPRDHRRERRSPAPSGLLVRNISLSARPEDLRVPFERYGPIKDVYLPKNYYTGEARGFGFVKFRYPEDAAEAKSQLNHTLIGGREIRIDFAEENRKTPQEMRRVSRVSSRVNNRRRSPSWSPRRQYHSDSRSPSLARRESRGHGDRDDYLSPRRSRSISKSVSPRNDRDHKYHERSPRHSRSVTRSPSPRHEKNHRPSLQSSSPAGKGRTGYVPASTPQSPRRNSRSPASPR